A region of Candidatus Hydrogenedentota bacterium DNA encodes the following proteins:
- a CDS encoding four helix bundle protein, with product KRLVACGWWPVACGWWLAACGMKPVAFGSVQNGSGVVRIGSPNFDQHHSTMKNFKKLEVWQLGMDIIDVVFDLYEDLPYSKVAELKGQSTRAAISITSNIAEGSSRRTEKDKLRFMEIALGSSFELETQTLVLQRRPWAPKEKVEELLMLIEHHQIKLMAFIKKFTL from the coding sequence TAAGCGGCTTGTGGCTTGCGGCTGGTGGCCTGTGGCCTGCGGCTGGTGGCTTGCGGCCTGCGGTATGAAGCCCGTGGCGTTCGGGTCTGTGCAGAACGGCTCAGGGGTGGTGCGGATCGGATCACCGAACTTCGATCAACATCATTCGACCATGAAGAACTTCAAGAAACTCGAGGTTTGGCAGCTCGGCATGGACATCATAGATGTCGTCTTCGACCTTTACGAGGACCTGCCCTATTCCAAGGTCGCCGAACTCAAGGGACAGTCTACGAGGGCCGCTATTTCCATCACATCCAATATCGCCGAAGGCAGTTCAAGACGGACTGAAAAGGACAAGCTCCGGTTCATGGAGATCGCCTTGGGGTCGTCGTTCGAGCTTGAAACGCAGACCCTGGTGCTGCAGAGGCGTCCATGGGCACCCAAGGAGAAGGTGGAAGAGCTGCTGATGCTCATCGAACATCATCAGATCAAGCTCATGGCCTTCATCAAGAAGTTCACGCTCTGA